The DNA sequence CGTGGTGTCGGGTCTGGCGGGCGAGAGCCACGCGCTGGCCGCGGCGCTGCGAATCGGCATCGAGGAAGCGCTGGTTGCGCGGGCGCGTGAGCTGATGGACGAAGGCGAGCGCGCGCTGCACGAAGCGCTGGCGGCACTGGAGGTCGAGCGCGAGCGGGCGCGGGACGCTTCGCTTCGCGCCGATCTTGCGGCCAGCGATCTGGCCGCGCGGCAGAATGCGCTGGCCGAGCGCGAGCAGCGCATCCGCCACCACGCCAGAGAGATCCAGGAGGATCAGGCGCGTGCATTCCTCGAGCGGCTTCGCGCCGCCGACGAGGAGGTGCGCCGCCGTATCCGCGAGTTGCGCGAGGACCCGTCCCGACAGACGGCCACCCGGGCAGGCATGGCGATTGCGGCCGCGCGTGCCGCCACGGCGCTGCCACGCGAGCAGCAACCGGCGGCGAGCCGAGAGCCCGCCGTAGGCGACCGCGTGCGCCTGCTGCGCCTGGGCACGGTCGGCGAGGTGCTGGCCGTGCGCGACGGCGAGGTGGAGGTGAGCGCAGGCTCCCTGACGATCCGCGCCAGGCCCGCCGACGTCGAGGTGGTCAGCGGCGCCGAAGCGCGGCGGCACGTTCGCGCGCATCGTTCCCGCCTCGCTTCGCGATCGACCGCCGACGCGGATCGTGACGCGCTGGCGCAGAAGACGATGCAGGACGATCGGGCGCTCGAGGACGCGCTGCGCATGGCCAGCAACACCCTCGACCTGCGCGGCGCCCGCGTGGAGGAGGGGCTGGAACGGCTGGAACGCTTCCTCGACGAGTCCATGCTGGCCGGGCGCGACGCGGTCTTCGTGCTGCACGGACATGGAACCGGCGCTCTGAAGGCGGCGGTTCGGCGCGCTCTGTCGGCATCGAAGTATGTGGAGGCCAGCGGAGCGGCCTCCGAGGAGCAGGGTGGAGATGCATTCACCGTGGCGCGGCTGCGTGGATAGCCGCGTCGACCCCTGAGTACGCCTCCGCTGCGACCGCGCGCGGCGTCTAAGAGAAAACCGCAGCGCCGCCTCTTTCCTCACAGGGTGAATTGTTGGGCGCATTCAATTTTGGCTGCGCGGCGACGTCTGACGTGGCGCATGACGCATTACGCGCACGCCCTGAAGGGCGGGTGGTGGATGGGGAGCCTTGTCGGCGATCCTGCGGCGTGTTTGCGTGGACGATGACGATGTTTGGAGCGATGCGAAAGGGCGCGTGGTGTTCGGCGGTGCTTCTGGCGACGACGCTGCTCGCGCCGGGAAGCGAGGCCGCGCCGCGTCAGACTCAGCCCCGTGCGATCGTCGCGGTCGATCCCGCCGTCACTCTTGCCAACCGTGCCGACAGCTATCTGCGCGCCGGAGAGCTGCTGCCGCCGAGCGACCGCGCGACCGCATTCTACCGGCAGGCCCTCGATCTGGCGCAGCAGGCCCTCGAGCTGGATCCGACATCCGCGCGTGCCAACTTCGTCTACTTTGCGGCCAAGGGCCGCCTCCTCATGATCGAAGGCACCGCGCGCAACGTCATCGCACTCAAGAATTTGCGGCCCTATCTCGATCGTGCGCTGAAGACGGATCCGGACTATCCCGACGCGCTGGCGGCCAAGGGAGGCATGCTGCTGGAACTGCCGAACTATCTCGGCGGCGACTCGCGCCAGGCCGAGCAGGTGCTGCAGCGTGCCGTCCAGGTTTTCCCGGGCGGGCCCGCCACGCGGCTTCTCTACGCGAAAGCGCTGCTGCAGAACGGCAAGCTCACCGCCGCCCACGAGCAGCTTCGCCGCGCCGCCCACT is a window from the Candidatus Limnocylindrales bacterium genome containing:
- a CDS encoding TRAP transporter TatT component family protein → MTMFGAMRKGAWCSAVLLATTLLAPGSEAAPRQTQPRAIVAVDPAVTLANRADSYLRAGELLPPSDRATAFYRQALDLAQQALELDPTSARANFVYFAAKGRLLMIEGTARNVIALKNLRPYLDRALKTDPDYPDALAAKGGMLLELPNYLGGDSRQAEQVLQRAVQVFPGGPATRLLYAKALLQNGKLTAAHEQLRRAAHYASVQRRYLVLVDAQKLMRQVDSEIARNSSR